A segment of the Asinibacterium sp. OR53 genome:
GCCGTCTAACACTGCAACATTCGGCAATGTTGCCCAATCTTCAAAACCGAAATGTTTGAATAGTTTTATACTTGGATCATTATGAGCAAATATAAACCCAAGCAGGTTTTTGATTCCGTATTGGGGAGCGTTGTTGAGGCAATATTGCAGAATGATTTTTCCCAAGCCTTTTCCTCTCTGGTTTTCGTCCAGGTAAATACTAACTTCCACCGTTGCATCGTATGCCTTTCTTCCATAAAACGATTGGAAGCTCACCCAACCGATCGT
Coding sequences within it:
- a CDS encoding GNAT family N-acetyltransferase — translated: MSELTFRNATVEDLPKIVEIYNSTISSRMVTADTENVTVESRLKWFEEHSPAKRPLWIIENESGETIGWVSFQSFYGRKAYDATVEVSIYLDENQRGKGLGKIILQYCLNNAPQYGIKNLLGFIFAHNDPSIKLFKHFGFEDWATLPNVAVLDGQERSLKILGKRLID